In Sphingomicrobium sediminis, the genomic window CCAGCGCGCCAGTGCCTCGGCTGCGATCACGCGGCCGGTGCCAAGGTCGATCATCGGCTGATAATGGATGGAAATAGCGCGCTCGACCAAGGCCTCGAACAAGGCAGGGTCGCGCTGCGTGGCTTCCGTCCGGGCCGGTCCTATGCGCTGTTTCGGGCTCAACATGGCCATTTTTTGCGCTTTTCGGCCGCGGAACGAAAGGCCCGTGGCGGCATTGCCCCTTTCTGAGACAGTAGCGCTGGCACCCCCTCCCCGCTAAGCAGGGCGACATGTCAGGGCGCGAAGGGGATTTCATGAGCCAGGAAATGCGGATCGGACTAGCCGTGTCGAGCAAGCAATCGGCGCAGGAATCCGCAGAATTGCTGCGTTCCAGCTATGATTTCGTACCCGTCGAGCAGTCCGATACCGTCCTTGCACTGGGCGGCGATGGGTTCATGCTGCGCACGCTTCACCAGATGCTGGAAGAAGACATGCCGATGCGCCCGGTCTTCGGCATGAACCGCGGCACCTTTGGCTTCCTGATGAACCCATGGGCCGAAAATGGCCTTATGGAGCGTATTTCCAAGGCCAAACCGATCGACATCCTTCCCTTGAAGATGGTCGCGCGGACCGTCCATGGCGAAGAGGTCACGCGGCCCGCCATCAACGAAATATCGCTGCTGCGCGAGACGGGACGCACCGCGAAGATCGAGATCGAGGTCGCCGGACGGCTCGCGCTGGAGGAATTGGTCAGCGACGGCGTGATGGTGGCGACGCCTGCGGGCTCGACGGCCTACAACCTCTCTGCCGGCGGCCCGATCCTTCCCTTGTCGGCGAACATGCTCGCGCTCACGCCGATCAGCCCGTTTCGCCCGCGCCGCTGGCCCGGGGCGATCCTGCCCGAGGATACGGCGGTGCGCTTCCGCGTCCTGACCCCCGAAGACCGCCCGGTTTCCGCGGTTGCCGACCAGTTCGAGGTGCGTGATGTGGAAAGCGTCGAGGTTAGCCTCGACCGCAGCCGGCCCCTAACCTTGCTGTTCGATCCCAACCATGCGCTCGACGAACGCATCGCTCTCGAACAATTCGAAGTCGGCTAAAAAACCCGCTTGCATCATGCCGCGAGTGCGGTATACGCCCTGCCACTGCCTTCGGGCTGCTCCCCGATAGCTCAGCGGTAGAGTAGGTGACTGTTAATCACTTGGTCGTTGGTTCGAATCCAACTCGGGGAGCCATTTTTCTCACAAGCCACCGAATGGAACGACAGCGAACGCAGTGAGCGTCGTTGCATGAGAGCTGGCGCGTGCGGACGTTCTGCGCGTAGCGACAGGAC contains:
- a CDS encoding NAD kinase; this translates as MSQEMRIGLAVSSKQSAQESAELLRSSYDFVPVEQSDTVLALGGDGFMLRTLHQMLEEDMPMRPVFGMNRGTFGFLMNPWAENGLMERISKAKPIDILPLKMVARTVHGEEVTRPAINEISLLRETGRTAKIEIEVAGRLALEELVSDGVMVATPAGSTAYNLSAGGPILPLSANMLALTPISPFRPRRWPGAILPEDTAVRFRVLTPEDRPVSAVADQFEVRDVESVEVSLDRSRPLTLLFDPNHALDERIALEQFEVG